The Pimelobacter simplex genomic sequence GGGTCGTCGAGCGCCTCGATCTCGTCGCGCTGAGCGGCGTGGTCGGCGTCGGGGTGCTTCGTGGTGGTGCCGCAGCAGCAGTCGCGGCAGAGCAGGACGTCGCGCTCGGGCAGGGCCACCTCAGGCCTCCGGGCCGCGGAGCAGGAACAGGTCCATCACCCAGCCGGCCTCGGCCTTGGCGGCGACCCGCGCGGCCTCGATGTCGGCGACGACGTCGCCGACCCGGCCGGCCACGAGCCGCTCCCCCGCACCGCCGAGGTTGGCGCCCCACCAGATGTCCCAGTCGGCGAAGCCGTCGAGGTCGACCCCGGCGGTGAGCATCACGACGAGGTTGCGCTGGCCCGCGGCGACGTCGCCGCGCAGCCGGCGGGCGGTGGTCACGTGGACCGGCTGGCCGACCTCGTGCAGCACGACCGCGTGCCGCGCGGCCAGCACCTGCGGGGCGCTCACCCCGGGCAGCACGTCGAACGGGACGCCGAGCTCGCCGACCACGCGGATCGTGCCGTCGTAGAGCGACGGGTCGCCCCAGACCAGGAACGCGCAGGTGCCGCCGCGCTCCTCCAGCACCGCGCGGTAGGCGGCCAGCCGGGCGGCGTACCAGTCGGCGACGGCGCCCTCGTAGCCCGCGCGGTCGAGGCCGGGTGAGCGATCGCGCTCCGGGTCCCGGACGACGACCAGCTCGACGCCGTGGGCCGCGCACACCGCGCGCCGGGCCTCCAGCAGCGCGTCCTCGTCGCCCTTCTGGACCGCGAGCGCGTAGTCGCAGCCGCGCAGCGCCTCGGCGACCTCCGGCGTGACGTGCTGCGGCCCCATCCCGAAGCCGAGGATCCTGACCCGCGCGCTCATCGGTCCTCGAGGTCCCCTTCGACCTCGAGGTAGGCCGCCTGGAGCGCCGCGAGCACCTCGGGGTCGGGCTCGGCCCACAGACCGCGGTCCTTGGCCTCGTGCAGCCGCTCGACGATGCTGCGCAGCGCCCAGGGGTTGGACTTGCGCAGGAACTCCTGGTTGGTCTCGTCGAGGACGTACTCCTTGGCCAGCGACTCGTACATCCAGTCGTGGACCACACCGGCGGTCGCGTCGAAGCCGAAGAGGTAGTCGACGGTCGCGGCCAGCTCGAAGGCGCCCTTGTAGCCGTGGCGCTGCATCGCGCCGATCCAGCGCGGGTTGACCACGCGGGCCCGGAAGACCCGGTTGGTCTCCTCCTGCAGGGTGCGGGTGCGGACGGCGTCGGGCGAGGTCGAGTCGCCGACGTACGCCTTGGGGTCGGCGCCGGTCAGCGCACGGATCGTGGCGACCATGCCGCCGTGGTACTGGAAGTAGTCGTCGCTGTCGGCGATGTCGTGCTCGCGGGTGTCGATGTTCTTGGCCGCGACCTTGATCCGCTTGTAGTTGGCGCGCATGTCGTCCGCGGCCGGTACGCCGTCGAGGTCGCGGCCGTAGGCGAAGCCGCCCCAGGCGGTGTAGACCTCGGCGAGGTCGGCGTCGTCGCGCCACGAGCCCGACTCGACGGCCTGGAGGATGCCGGCGCCGTAGGAGCCCGGCTTGGAGCCGAAGATCCGCGTGGTGGCCCGGCGTACGTCGCCGTGCTCGGCGACGTCGGCCTGCGCGTGGGCGCGCACGAAGTTGACGTCGAGCGGCTCGTCGAGGTCGGCGACCATCCGGACGGCGTCGTCGAGCATCGCGACCACGTGCGGGAAGGCGTCGCGGAAGAAGCCGGAGATCCGCACGGTGACGTCGATGCGCGGCCGGCCGAGCTCCTCGAGCGACATGATCGTCAGGGAGTGGACGCGCTTGGACGCCTCGTCCCACTCGGGACGCACGCCCATGAGCGCGAGGACCTCGGCGATGTCGTCGCCGGAGGTGCGCATCGCCGACGTGCCCCAGACCGACAGGCCCACCGACTCCGGGTAGGAGCCCTCCTCGTCGAGGTAGCGCTGGACGAGCGACTCCGCCATCGCCTGGCCGGTCTGCCAGGCGAGGCGCGAGGGCACCGCGCGCGGGTCGACGGTGTAGAAGTTGCGGCCGGTCGGCAGCACGTTGACCAGGCCGCGCAGCGGCGAGCCGGACGGGCCGGCGGGCACGTAGCCACCGGCGAGCGCGTGCAGGGTGTGGTCGAGCTCGTCGGTCGTCCGGGCCAGGCGCGGGACCACCTGGGTGGCGGCGAACGCCAGCACCTGGCGCACGCTCGGGTCGGCGTGGAGGTCGTCGACGCGGGCCGGGTCCCAGCCGGACTTCTCCATCGCCTCGACCAGCTCGCGGGCCTCGGCCTCGACCCGGTCGACCTCGGTCGTGGGCGCCTCGGGAGCGAGACCGAGCGCGGCCCGCAGCCCCGGGACGGCGTGCGACCGGCCGCCCCAGACCTGGGCGGCGCGCAGGATGGCGAGGACCAGGTTGACCCGGGCCTCCCCCTCGGGCGCCTGGCCCAGGACGTGCAGCCCGTCGCGGATCTGGACATCCTTGATCTCGCACAGCCAGCCGTCGACGTGGAGCAGGAAGTCGTCGAAGTCGTCGTCCTCGGGCTTCTCGTCGAGGCCGAGGTCGCGGTGCAGCTCGGCGGCGTGCATGAGCTGCCAGATCTCACCGCGGATGGCGGCCAGCTTGGCCGGGTCCATCGCGGAGATCTTGTCGTACTCCTCCAGCAGGCCCTCGAGCCGCGCGATGTCGCCGTAGGCCTCGGCGCGCGCCATCGGGGGAATGAGGTGGTCGATGATCGTGGCGTGGGCACGGCGCTTGGCCTGCGCGCCCTCGCCCGGGTCATTGACGAGGAACGGGTAGATCAGCGGCATGCTGCCGATCGCCGCGTCGGTGCCGCAGGACGCCGACAGCGCGGCGTTCTTGCCCGGCAGCCACTCCATCGAGCCGTGCTTGCCGAGGTGGACGACGGCATGGGCGCCGAAGCCGTGCTCGA encodes the following:
- a CDS encoding SAM-dependent methyltransferase, which translates into the protein MSARVRILGFGMGPQHVTPEVAEALRGCDYALAVQKGDEDALLEARRAVCAAHGVELVVVRDPERDRSPGLDRAGYEGAVADWYAARLAAYRAVLEERGGTCAFLVWGDPSLYDGTIRVVGELGVPFDVLPGVSAPQVLAARHAVVLHEVGQPVHVTTARRLRGDVAAGQRNLVVMLTAGVDLDGFADWDIWWGANLGGAGERLVAGRVGDVVADIEAARVAAKAEAGWVMDLFLLRGPEA
- the cobN gene encoding cobaltochelatase subunit CobN; translation: MARIALLSTSDTDLLSARASGTDYRWANPSRSGLDGLVALAEDSDLVVIRLLGSPQQYDGELAALRATGRPLVVLGGEQTPSAELMETSTVPVGLAAEAHRYLAEGGPRNLAQLHAFLSDTVLLTGEGFEPPEVIPAWGLVERPAAPAAADLAKVGVLFYRAHQASGNTAFVHALCDAIDATGEAVGVPVFAGSLRAAPDALFDALGELDALVVTVLAAGGSVPAGASAGGDDETWDVERVAALDIPVLQGLCLTSSRAEWEASDDGVSPLDYANQVAIPEFDGRISTAPFSFKELDDAGLPSYVADPERAARVAGLAVGYARLRRVPNAEKRIALMLSAYPTKHSRIGNAVGLDTPVSAVRMLRRLRDAGYDVGDGFGVLDLDDDTVAGDTLIHALIAAGGQDEEWLTQVQLTDAHVRISKADYDAWTADLPADLRGDMVEAWGESPGTLFVNDSGEIVLATLQAGNVVLMIQPPRGFGENPVAIYHDPDLAPSHHYLAAYRWVEHGFGAHAVVHLGKHGSMEWLPGKNAALSASCGTDAAIGSMPLIYPFLVNDPGEGAQAKRRAHATIIDHLIPPMARAEAYGDIARLEGLLEEYDKISAMDPAKLAAIRGEIWQLMHAAELHRDLGLDEKPEDDDFDDFLLHVDGWLCEIKDVQIRDGLHVLGQAPEGEARVNLVLAILRAAQVWGGRSHAVPGLRAALGLAPEAPTTEVDRVEAEARELVEAMEKSGWDPARVDDLHADPSVRQVLAFAATQVVPRLARTTDELDHTLHALAGGYVPAGPSGSPLRGLVNVLPTGRNFYTVDPRAVPSRLAWQTGQAMAESLVQRYLDEEGSYPESVGLSVWGTSAMRTSGDDIAEVLALMGVRPEWDEASKRVHSLTIMSLEELGRPRIDVTVRISGFFRDAFPHVVAMLDDAVRMVADLDEPLDVNFVRAHAQADVAEHGDVRRATTRIFGSKPGSYGAGILQAVESGSWRDDADLAEVYTAWGGFAYGRDLDGVPAADDMRANYKRIKVAAKNIDTREHDIADSDDYFQYHGGMVATIRALTGADPKAYVGDSTSPDAVRTRTLQEETNRVFRARVVNPRWIGAMQRHGYKGAFELAATVDYLFGFDATAGVVHDWMYESLAKEYVLDETNQEFLRKSNPWALRSIVERLHEAKDRGLWAEPDPEVLAALQAAYLEVEGDLEDR